Proteins from a genomic interval of Plasmodium reichenowi strain SY57 chromosome 11, whole genome shotgun sequence:
- a CDS encoding RNA (uracil-5-)methyltransferase, putative, translated as MSTYLFVYYLALLLIYIFFLCNKKGFHFCHRIILRKRTFSFKLISCNKKIKKIIRKRKGIIKKMDISDKEALMDMSTRSAVRNKNVHLSLNNYTNVLNREHTNTKLIKSNVLSIFSYTLKYMNKKSLNKWLRNNIKATFYDTYIPKNKPLAYIRFKSYDDLKTFEKLIENKRFYNDDSLSLIKINRLFNKQHNNVLRKKRKFNDENKLYYNKNEVKNENTHENNTNDDDVKFLSVNNDKYGEFKSYNNSDINSYYDCNEGDRKKLKKDDLYNSNNYDNNNNNNNNNNNNNNNYFNNYNIMRKQNMDDKEFLDLQSIIKINKEEKFKSIENYVTPFYKYPYQEQIIIKHNFLKKCKDQILFNLKSKWMKQNILFGDIESNIFNEDIDLNNIQDYYEQKQNKKNQTSKDNCINKAVLTDIKTNNSITRETSLNEKMKQYNIQIDEPLYPNYEGTIHYRNKCEFTISYDENKNVEIGFVVGKMKTCIKDATQDKNSSEDNNCNFSENNISNNASPINETHSTKLRNKKIKQSYYLNPIVKNVDQCIHIHPAMKEVVQEMKSIIKESSFPVFDRVYKTGIWRLLVVRMNSKNELMITVQTYTLDCKKKKEIKKLLINRLSKNKDDTPKYFCNFKVISIYLQEHENANDSFDQSLNEHLWGMEYLEETILDNKFLLTPSCFFQVNRDSCQILYKRVIDYINIKEGIKNYIFDLCCGTGTISICASNVLKRNDVHIIGIDICESSIISANKNAKMNNIKNYKFLHGRVEEFFPKEIKNIQTNNANIICIVDPPRNGLANSVLNILSAHHLINQIIYVSCNPITLINNVTNILFLNETLKIKNMAFVDMFPHTFHLECITNIVKKA; from the exons ATGAGTACATATCTctttgtttattatttagcacttttattaatatatattttttttttgtgtaaTAAGAAAGGGTTTCATTTTTGTCACAGAATTATTTTGAGGAAAAGAactttttcatttaaattgATAAGTTgcaataaaaaaataaaaaagatcataagaaaaagaaagggtataataaaaaaaatggatatTAGTGATAAGGAAGCACTTATGGATATGAGTACTAGGAGTGCCGTAAGGAATAAAAATGTTCATTTGtctttaaataattatacgAATGTATTAAATAGAGAACATACAAATACCAAATTAATTAAAAGTAATGTATTAAGTATTTTTAGTTATactttaaaatatatgaacaagaaaagtttaaataaatggttacgaaataatattaaagCTACATTTTATGACACATATATTCCTAAAAACAAACCATTGGCATATATAAGATTTAAAAGTTATGATGATTTAAAAACATTTGAGAAATTGATAGAAAATAAACGtttttataatgatgatagTTTATCacttattaaaattaatagattatttaataaacaACATAATAACgttttaagaaaaaaaaggaaatttaatgatgaaaataaattgtactataataagaatgaagtaaaaaatgaaaacaCTCATGAAAACAATAcaaatgatgatgatgtGAAATTTTTAAGTgttaataatgataaatatgGAGAATTcaaatcatataataatagtgaTATAAATAGTTATTATGATTGTAATGAAGGAGATaggaaaaaattaaaaaaggatgatttatataatagtaataactatgataataacaacaacaacaacaataataataataataataataataattattttaataattataatattatgagaaaacaaaatatgGATGATAAAGAATTTTTAGATTTACAAagtattataaaaataaataaagaagagaaatttaaaagtattgaaaattatgttacaccattttataaatatccATATCAAGAACAAATAATTATCAAACAtaactttttaaaaaaatgtaaagaCCAAATCTTATTTAATTTGAAAAGTAAATGGAtgaaacaaaatattttatttggAGATATAGAATccaatatatttaatgaagatattgatttaaataatatacaagattattatgaacaaaaacaaaataaaaaaaatcaaacAAGTAAAGATAATTGTATTAATAAAGCAGTATTAACagatataaaaacaaataattcAATTACAAGAGAAACAtcattaaatgaaaaaatgaaacaatataatattcaaaTTGATGAACCATTATATCCAAATTATGAAGGAACAATTCACTACAGAAATAAATGTGAATTTACTATATcatatgatgaaaataaaaatgtagaAATTGGTTTTGTTGTAGGGAAAATGAAAACATGTATAAAAGATGCTACTCAGGATAAAAATTCAAGTgaagataataattgtAATTTTAGTGAAAACAATATAAGTAATAATGCTTCACCCATTAATGAAACACATAGTACAAAACtaagaaacaaaaaaataaaacaatcGTATTATCTAAATCCAATAGTTAAAAATGTAGACCAATGTATACATATTCATCCAGCCATGAAGGAAGTTGTTCAAGAAATGAAGAGTATTATAAAGGAATCCAGTTTTCCCGTATTTGATCGTGTGTATAAAACAG GCATTTGGAGATTACTCGTTGTGCGTATGAACAGCAAGAACGAATTAATGATTACTGTTCAAACATATACTCTTGATtgtaaaaagaaaaaagaaataaaaaaattattaataaacaGACTAAGTAAAAACAAAGATGATACACCTAAATATTTCTGTAACTTTAAAgttatatctatatatttacaagAACATGAAAATGCGAATGATTCCTTTGATCAGTCCTTAAATGAACATTTATGGGGAATGGAATATTTAGAAGAAACCATATTAGacaataaatttttattaaccCCTTCATGTTTTTTTCAAGTAAATCGTGATAGTTGtcaaatattatataaaagagttattgattatataaatataaaagaaggaatcaaaaattatatattcgATTTATGTTGCGGCACAGGTACCATAAGTATTTGTGCATCTAATGTATTGAAAAGAAATGATGTTCATATAATTGGTATAGATATTTGTGAAAGTAGCATTATTAGTGCTAATAAAAATGcaaaaatgaataatattaaaaattataaatttctTCATGGAAGAGTTGAAGAATTTTTTCCCAAAGAAATTAAGAATATACAAACTAATAATGCAAATATTATTTGCATTGTAGATCCACCTAGAAATGGTCTTGCTAATAGTGTTCTCAATATTTTAAGTGCTCATCATTTAATCAAtcaaattatttatgtCTCATGTAACCCTATTACATTAATAAACAATgtaacaaatatattattcttaaaTGAAACGTtgaaaattaaaaacatGGCCTTTGTTGATATGTTCCCTCACACCTTCCATTTGGAGTGTATTACAAATATTGTCAAAAAGgcataa